In a genomic window of Lepisosteus oculatus isolate fLepOcu1 chromosome 5, fLepOcu1.hap2, whole genome shotgun sequence:
- the LOC102699130 gene encoding programmed cell death 1 ligand 1 isoform X2: MMDWERRMLMPFKLLFFWIFWVLKGTQCEIPSVMVTCGFSQDCVLPCRFRPAGDEVIHWKKDSLHVHSYYHQADQLSNQDLQYNGRTALFKDQLLTLGNASLLLRHIKVQDKGRYQCSISTQMGSNESSVIVKVEAPVRSLDIEFTSMSGFEEVICSSRGIYPAPHIRWFTEPALLEPLKPTTRKTPDGQGLYSVDSRLKKLNIFSNYIYICAVNSLDGKQNWTASLKEQAIAGPEGQELAIPCVTPSKNLKNFILKWSFRSREKSSDILSYDSRSDTVLKQWQDAQVTKDSLLSGDGTLLLLNPKSTAHTGTYTCRYSVFETVLVIHTAVNITTPAGKPTSPKNKQGGKDEEPAGESLQLNRLEE; this comes from the exons ATGATGGATTGGGAGAGAAGGATGTTGATGCCTTTTAAACTCCTGTTTTTCTGGATCTTCTGGGTTTTGAAAGGCACACAATGTGAAATTCCCA GTGTGATGGTGACATGTGGGTTCTCTCAGGACTGCGTCTTGCCCTGCAGATTCCGCCCTGCTGGAGACGAAGTCATTCACTGGAAGAAGGACAGTCTTCATGTGCACAGCTATTACCACCAGGCTGACCAGCTGAGTAACCAGGACCTGCAGTACAATGGCAGAACAGCGCTGTTCAAGGACCAGCTCCTGACACTGGGCAACGCCTCTCTTCTGCTCAGACACATAAAGGTTCAAGATAAAGGCCGATATCAGTGTTCCATCAGCACTCAGATGGGGAGCAATGAAAGCTCTGTGATTGTGAAAGTAGAAG CTCCTGTAAGATCCCTGGACATAGAGTTCACGAGTATGAGCGGCTTTGAGGAAGTCATATGTTCCTCCAGGGGCATTTACCCTGCTCCCCACATCAGGTGGTTTACAGAGCCTGCGCTGTTGGAGCCCTTAAAACCTACAACCAGAAAGACACCCGACGGCCAGGGGCTGTACAGTGTGGACAGCAGGCTAAAGAaactaaatatattttcaaactacatttacatttgtgCCGTGAACTCATTAGATGGAAAACAGAACTGGACTGCGTCCCTAAAAGAACAAG CAATTGCTGGCCCTGAAGGACAGGAACTGGCGATTCCCTGTGTCACTCCCAGTAAAAACCTGAAGAACTTCATCCTGAAGTGGAGCTTCAGATCCAGAGAGAAAAGTTCTGACATCCTGTCCTATGACAGCAGGAGTGACACTGTCTTAAAGCAGTGGCAAGACGCCCAAGTGACCAAAGACAGTCTGCTCTCTGGAGACGGCACCCTGCTGCTTCTGAACCCCAAGAGCACAGCCCACACGGGCACCTACACCTGCCGATATTCTGTGTTTGAGACCGTGCTCGTCATTCACACCGCCGTGAATATCACCACGCCTGCAG GTAAGCCAACATCACCCAAGAATAAGCAAGGTGGGAAAGATGAAG AACCTGCAGGTGAAAGTCTCCAGCTAAACCGCCTAGAGGAATGA
- the LOC102698397 gene encoding gamma-aminobutyric acid receptor subunit rho-3 isoform X2: MRPGFGGTAIPVGIDVQVESIDSISEVNMDFTMTLYLRHYWKDERLAFPSSNNKSRTFDSRLVKKIWVPDVFFVHSKRSFIHDTTMENIMLRVYPDGNILYSVRITVTALCSMDFSRFPLDTQNCSLELESYAYNENDLMLYWKNGNDSLRTDEILLSQFFIEEFNPSNGLAFYSSTGWYNRLYINFILRRHIFFFMLQTYFPTMLMVMLSWVSFWIDRRAVPARVSLGITTVLTMSTIITGVSASMPQVSYVKAVDIYLWASFLFVFLSVIEYAAVNYLTTIEEMKKMEKGKLPVTFNTTQAMAFDGCFHDNEIELTPFPEIPVNPEQPPARNSADAQPVEGHRLRRKRSIKSNVNYIMNNSHVIDSYSRLLFPAAYLLFNIIYWGLYS; this comes from the exons ATGCGGCCAGGATTCGGGG GCACGGCTATCCCGGTGGGCATCGACGTTCAAGTAGAGAGCATTGACAGCATCTCCGAAGTCAACATG GATTTTACCATGACCCTCTACCTGCGTCACTACTGGAAGGATGAGCGCCTGGCCTTCCCCTCCAGCAACAACAAGAGCCGCACCTTCGACAGCAGGCTGGTTAAGAAGATCTGGGTCCCAGACGTATTCTTTGTCCACTCCAAGAGATCCTTCATTCATGACACCACCATGGAAAATATTATGCTAAGGGTTTACCCTGATGGCAACATCCTTTACAGCGTCAG GATCACAGTCACTGCATTGTGCTCCATGGATTTCAGCAGATTCCCTCTCGACACACAGAACTGCTCTCTGGAGCTGGAGAGCT ATGCTTATAATGAAAATGACTTAATGCTCTACTGGAAAAATGGGAACGATTCATTAAGGACTGATGAGATTTTGCTGTCTCAGTTCTTTATTGAAGAATTTAATCCTTCCAACGGGCTCGCTTTCTACAGCAGTACTG GATGGTATAACCGCCTCTATATAAACTTTATACTTAGGAGGCATATATTCTTCTTTATGCTGCAGACCTATTTCCCAACCATGTTAATGGTGATGTTGTCCTGGGTTTCATTTTGGATTGACCGAAGAGCAGTTCCGGCCAGGGTCTCTCTAG GAATCACCACTGTCCTGACCATGTCCACCATCATCACAGGTGTGTCGGCCTCCATGCCCCAGGTCTCCTATGTCAAGGCCGTGGATATCTACCTGTGGGCCAGCTTCCTGTTCGTCTTCCTCTCCGTCATCGAGTACGCTGCCGTCAACTACCTGACCACCATTGAGGAGATGAAGAAGATGGAGAAGGGAAAG CTTCCGGTCACGTTCAACACCACGCAGGCCATGGCTTTCGATGGCTGTTTCCACGACAACGAGATCGAGCTGACGCCTTTCCCGGAGATCCCCGTGAACCCGGAACAGCCCCCGGCGCGGAATTCCGCGGACGCCCAGCCTGTGGAGGGCCACCGGCTGCGCAGGAAGCGCTCCATCAAGAGCAACGTCAACTACATCATGAACAACAGCCACGTCATCGACTCCTACTCCCGCCTCCTCTTCCCTGCCGCCTACCTCCTGTTCAACATCATCTACTGGGGTTTGTACTCCTAG
- the LOC102699130 gene encoding programmed cell death 1 ligand 1 isoform X1, with protein sequence MMDWERRMLMPFKLLFFWIFWVLKGTQCEIPSVMVTCGFSQDCVLPCRFRPAGDEVIHWKKDSLHVHSYYHQADQLSNQDLQYNGRTALFKDQLLTLGNASLLLRHIKVQDKGRYQCSISTQMGSNESSVIVKVEAPVRSLDIEFTSMSGFEEVICSSRGIYPAPHIRWFTEPALLEPLKPTTRKTPDGQGLYSVDSRLKKLNIFSNYIYICAVNSLDGKQNWTASLKEQAIAGPEGQELAIPCVTPSKNLKNFILKWSFRSREKSSDILSYDSRSDTVLKQWQDAQVTKDSLLSGDGTLLLLNPKSTAHTGTYTCRYSVFETVLVIHTAVNITTPAGIIGRTEKESNTGVIIGVAISSLIVGALITAIVAVIIYRKRNKGKPTSPKNKQGGKDEEPAGESLQLNRLEE encoded by the exons ATGATGGATTGGGAGAGAAGGATGTTGATGCCTTTTAAACTCCTGTTTTTCTGGATCTTCTGGGTTTTGAAAGGCACACAATGTGAAATTCCCA GTGTGATGGTGACATGTGGGTTCTCTCAGGACTGCGTCTTGCCCTGCAGATTCCGCCCTGCTGGAGACGAAGTCATTCACTGGAAGAAGGACAGTCTTCATGTGCACAGCTATTACCACCAGGCTGACCAGCTGAGTAACCAGGACCTGCAGTACAATGGCAGAACAGCGCTGTTCAAGGACCAGCTCCTGACACTGGGCAACGCCTCTCTTCTGCTCAGACACATAAAGGTTCAAGATAAAGGCCGATATCAGTGTTCCATCAGCACTCAGATGGGGAGCAATGAAAGCTCTGTGATTGTGAAAGTAGAAG CTCCTGTAAGATCCCTGGACATAGAGTTCACGAGTATGAGCGGCTTTGAGGAAGTCATATGTTCCTCCAGGGGCATTTACCCTGCTCCCCACATCAGGTGGTTTACAGAGCCTGCGCTGTTGGAGCCCTTAAAACCTACAACCAGAAAGACACCCGACGGCCAGGGGCTGTACAGTGTGGACAGCAGGCTAAAGAaactaaatatattttcaaactacatttacatttgtgCCGTGAACTCATTAGATGGAAAACAGAACTGGACTGCGTCCCTAAAAGAACAAG CAATTGCTGGCCCTGAAGGACAGGAACTGGCGATTCCCTGTGTCACTCCCAGTAAAAACCTGAAGAACTTCATCCTGAAGTGGAGCTTCAGATCCAGAGAGAAAAGTTCTGACATCCTGTCCTATGACAGCAGGAGTGACACTGTCTTAAAGCAGTGGCAAGACGCCCAAGTGACCAAAGACAGTCTGCTCTCTGGAGACGGCACCCTGCTGCTTCTGAACCCCAAGAGCACAGCCCACACGGGCACCTACACCTGCCGATATTCTGTGTTTGAGACCGTGCTCGTCATTCACACCGCCGTGAATATCACCACGCCTGCAG GTATAATAGGGAGGACTGAGAAGGAATCTAACACTGGGGTCATTATTGGCGTTGCTATTTCATCACTTATAGTAGGAGCATTAATTACTGCCATAGTAGCAGTAATAATATACAGAAAAAGGAACAAAG GTAAGCCAACATCACCCAAGAATAAGCAAGGTGGGAAAGATGAAG AACCTGCAGGTGAAAGTCTCCAGCTAAACCGCCTAGAGGAATGA
- the LOC102698397 gene encoding gamma-aminobutyric acid receptor subunit rho-3 isoform X1: protein MDAMHLAFRLLFLSWLWPGALLSGSHFQGKKKNKDVVLGEHRKHGSRIDFKLKKSDSTKSTLIKSEQLLRIEDHDFAMRPGFGGTAIPVGIDVQVESIDSISEVNMDFTMTLYLRHYWKDERLAFPSSNNKSRTFDSRLVKKIWVPDVFFVHSKRSFIHDTTMENIMLRVYPDGNILYSVRITVTALCSMDFSRFPLDTQNCSLELESYAYNENDLMLYWKNGNDSLRTDEILLSQFFIEEFNPSNGLAFYSSTGWYNRLYINFILRRHIFFFMLQTYFPTMLMVMLSWVSFWIDRRAVPARVSLGITTVLTMSTIITGVSASMPQVSYVKAVDIYLWASFLFVFLSVIEYAAVNYLTTIEEMKKMEKGKLPVTFNTTQAMAFDGCFHDNEIELTPFPEIPVNPEQPPARNSADAQPVEGHRLRRKRSIKSNVNYIMNNSHVIDSYSRLLFPAAYLLFNIIYWGLYS, encoded by the exons ATGGACGCCATGCACCTGGCATTCAGACTGCTCTTTCTCTCCTGGCTCTGGCCAGGCGCCCTGCTGAGCGGAAGCCACTTCCagggcaaaaagaaaaacaaggatGTGGTCCTGGGAGAGCACCGCAAGCATGGCAG TCGGATAGACTTCAAGCTGAAGAAGTCCGACAGCACCAAGTCGACACTGATCAAATCCGAGCAGCTCCTGCGCATCGAGGACCATGACTTCGCCATGCGGCCAGGATTCGGGG GCACGGCTATCCCGGTGGGCATCGACGTTCAAGTAGAGAGCATTGACAGCATCTCCGAAGTCAACATG GATTTTACCATGACCCTCTACCTGCGTCACTACTGGAAGGATGAGCGCCTGGCCTTCCCCTCCAGCAACAACAAGAGCCGCACCTTCGACAGCAGGCTGGTTAAGAAGATCTGGGTCCCAGACGTATTCTTTGTCCACTCCAAGAGATCCTTCATTCATGACACCACCATGGAAAATATTATGCTAAGGGTTTACCCTGATGGCAACATCCTTTACAGCGTCAG GATCACAGTCACTGCATTGTGCTCCATGGATTTCAGCAGATTCCCTCTCGACACACAGAACTGCTCTCTGGAGCTGGAGAGCT ATGCTTATAATGAAAATGACTTAATGCTCTACTGGAAAAATGGGAACGATTCATTAAGGACTGATGAGATTTTGCTGTCTCAGTTCTTTATTGAAGAATTTAATCCTTCCAACGGGCTCGCTTTCTACAGCAGTACTG GATGGTATAACCGCCTCTATATAAACTTTATACTTAGGAGGCATATATTCTTCTTTATGCTGCAGACCTATTTCCCAACCATGTTAATGGTGATGTTGTCCTGGGTTTCATTTTGGATTGACCGAAGAGCAGTTCCGGCCAGGGTCTCTCTAG GAATCACCACTGTCCTGACCATGTCCACCATCATCACAGGTGTGTCGGCCTCCATGCCCCAGGTCTCCTATGTCAAGGCCGTGGATATCTACCTGTGGGCCAGCTTCCTGTTCGTCTTCCTCTCCGTCATCGAGTACGCTGCCGTCAACTACCTGACCACCATTGAGGAGATGAAGAAGATGGAGAAGGGAAAG CTTCCGGTCACGTTCAACACCACGCAGGCCATGGCTTTCGATGGCTGTTTCCACGACAACGAGATCGAGCTGACGCCTTTCCCGGAGATCCCCGTGAACCCGGAACAGCCCCCGGCGCGGAATTCCGCGGACGCCCAGCCTGTGGAGGGCCACCGGCTGCGCAGGAAGCGCTCCATCAAGAGCAACGTCAACTACATCATGAACAACAGCCACGTCATCGACTCCTACTCCCGCCTCCTCTTCCCTGCCGCCTACCTCCTGTTCAACATCATCTACTGGGGTTTGTACTCCTAG